In Planctomycetia bacterium, one DNA window encodes the following:
- a CDS encoding type II secretion system protein: MKFSTTFTTRRCVVRLRRSAAVCARPGIACMRRRGLTLVESLMAAVVLSIVATSALLPFTAGASHALAAIRLQKATAYGQAMMEEVLARPFYGPDGTTNPPGPDTAFEDRRQRYDDLDDFSGFTEQITGMRDYINQPITDPDAAGLWRDVTITYVSFPDQQAADTNSYILVRVRVWDGNALMVTLHRLVAREY; encoded by the coding sequence GTGAAATTCTCCACAACGTTCACGACGCGCCGCTGCGTGGTTCGGCTTCGCCGGTCCGCCGCGGTGTGCGCACGTCCCGGAATTGCCTGCATGCGGCGCCGCGGTCTGACGCTTGTGGAATCGCTGATGGCGGCCGTCGTGCTTTCCATCGTCGCCACCTCGGCCCTGCTGCCCTTCACGGCGGGCGCGAGCCACGCACTCGCCGCGATTCGACTTCAAAAGGCAACGGCCTACGGGCAGGCCATGATGGAAGAGGTGCTCGCCCGGCCATTCTACGGCCCCGACGGCACAACCAATCCGCCGGGTCCGGATACGGCGTTCGAAGACCGCCGTCAACGCTACGACGACCTTGACGACTTCAGCGGATTCACCGAGCAGATCACGGGAATGCGCGATTACATCAACCAGCCGATCACCGATCCGGACGCGGCGGGGCTGTGGCGCGATGTGACGATCACCTACGTGTCGTTTCCCGACCAGCAGGCAGCGGATACGAACAGCTACATCCTCGTGCGGGTTCGAGTGTGGGACGGCAACGCCCTGATGGTGACGCTGCACCGGCTGGTGGCGAGGGAGTACTAG
- a CDS encoding type II secretion system protein GspG — MTRRATIRNAFTLVELLIIVIILGILAAVVIPQFSDASTDARLSSLMTNLQTIRGQIDLYKLQHNGSYPALATFVDQMTKKTNADGTVNASGKYGPYLQRIPTNPFTVGGTGNDVTNTAAAANKAWNYNETTGEFKANDGGTTNGVAHDAM; from the coding sequence ATGACGCGACGAGCAACCATTCGAAACGCCTTCACGCTGGTGGAACTGTTGATCATCGTGATCATCCTCGGCATCCTGGCCGCGGTGGTCATCCCGCAGTTCTCGGATGCGAGCACCGACGCCCGGCTAAGCTCGCTGATGACGAACCTTCAGACCATTCGCGGGCAGATCGATCTGTACAAGCTGCAACACAACGGCAGCTATCCGGCCCTGGCGACGTTCGTCGACCAGATGACCAAGAAGACCAACGCCGACGGCACGGTCAACGCGTCCGGCAAGTACGGTCCTTATTTGCAGCGTATTCCGACCAATCCGTTCACGGTCGGCGGCACGGGCAACGACGTGACGAACACGGCGGCCGCCGCCAACAAGGCCTGGAACTACAACGAGACGACCGGCGAATTCAAGGCCAACGACGGCGGCACGACCAACGGCGTGGCGCACGACGCGATGTAA